One Arvicanthis niloticus isolate mArvNil1 chromosome 3, mArvNil1.pat.X, whole genome shotgun sequence DNA segment encodes these proteins:
- the LOC117705598 gene encoding uncharacterized protein MSANTD5-like — MNSCSMKSVLIFNLFISAQRDASQVQSVRNTQETNKRRRLRHEGQSSSVPACCSWTDLEIRIFLQEWEVVEQEIHHPGKKMKKKNSAICQRLYQMGLKKCWESCLDLMWTLKDLHTTLCNERPGIVPLFSPYAEALYRILGPRWQDGHVQGAWYGRSGNTLPSMCPQPPMVMPPPVYQPWDYDMSASSGQLHGNPSMMVSSQYSLDPGSEAWNATYPRTVPHILPAFVPGDTNLQVPWSTYE; from the exons ATGAATTCCTGTAGCATGAAAtcagttttaatatttaatttattcatttctgcACAGAGAGATGCAAGCCAAGTCCAAAGCGTGAGAAACACTCAAGAAACCAATAAGagaaggaggctgaggcatgaagGCCAAAGTTCCTCAG TTCCTGCCTGTTGCTCCTGGACTGACCTTGAAATCAGGATCTTCCTGCAGGAGTGGGAAGTGGTGGAACAGGAAATCCACCACCCAggcaagaagatgaagaagaagaacagTGCTATCTGCCAGCGCCTCTATCAGATGGGCCTGAAGAAGTGCTGGGAAAGCTGTTTGGACCTGATGTGGACCCTGAAGGACCTGCACACAACTCTCTGTAATGAGAGACCAGGGATCGTGCCCCTGTTTTCTCCTTATGCAGAGGCCCTGTACAGGATCTTGGGCCCCAGATGGCAGGACGGCCATGTCCAAG gtGCTTGGTATGGTCGGTCTGGTAACACCCTGCCTTCTATGTGCCCTCAACCTCCAATGGTGATGCCCCCTCCAGTATACCAGCCTTGGGATTATGACATGTCTGCATCTTCTGGACAGCTCCATGGGAACCCATCAATGATGGTGTCCAGTCAGTATTCACTGGATCCCGGATCGGAAGCCTGGAATGCCACCTATCCAAGGACAGTACCACACATACTTCCTGCCTTTGTCCCTGGAGACACCAACCTCCAAGTGCCATGGTCAACTTATGAATGA